In Helicobacter anatolicus, the sequence GGTGGATTGTGCTACCCTTACAAAGTTTCACTTAAAAATAGACTTTTGACAAAATTTTTGTATTTTTACCTCAAGTCCAAAGAAGAAGAAATTATGGAAAATCTTGTTTCTCGAGGAAGTATCCCAGCACTTAATAAGGTGGATATTGAAGATTTTTGTATCCCTATCCCGCCTCTTGAGATTCAAGAGGAGATTGTCAAGATTCTTGACAATTTCTCAGAGCTAACAGCAGAGCTAACAGCAGAGCTAACAGCAAGAAAGAAACAATATGAATATTATCGCGATACACTCTTAGACTTCGGAGATGAGAATAATCCAAAAGATGGGGTGGAGTTTAAGAGTTTGGGGAATGTCGCAACGATTTCTCGTGGTGAGAGAATTACAAAATCTATTTTATCAGATGAGTTTCATTATCCTGTAATGAGTGGTGGTATTGGCCCTATGGGATATTGGAGAGATTATAATCGTGATAAAAATACAATCATCATTGCACAGTATGGAACAGCAGGATTTGTAAATTTTATGCAAGAAAAATTTTGGGCTAATGATATTTGCTATTCAGTTTCACCCAATAGAGACATGATAAATAAATTCCTTTATTATTTTCTTTTGTCAAAGCAAGCAGTTTTGTATGAGCTTTGTACTAATGCAATCCCTAAACATCTACCAAAAGAAAAATTATGTGACTTAAAAATCCCTATCCCGCCTCTTGAGATTCAAGAGGAGATTGTCAAGATTCTTGACAATTTCTCAGAGCTAACAGCAGAGCTAACAGCAGAGCTAACAGCAGAGCTAACAGCAAGAAAGAAACAATATGAGTATTACAGAGATAAACTCTTAGATTTCAAAGAATTGGAGAGCAAAAATGTCTAAAGAGCTTCACCCTATTGCACAAAGCAATAAAAGCACAGTTATTGCAAAATATATAAAAGAGAAAAATAGAGAAAACTCTTATCAGAGTGAGAGACAGCTTGAAGAGGAATTTATTACACTCTTGCAAAAACAAGGCTATGAGTATGTAAAACTTGCTTCCCAAGAGGAGCTAAAAGAA encodes:
- a CDS encoding restriction endonuclease subunit S, which gives rise to MNKIEQLIAKLCPNGVEFKSLGEICESQSKATLKISDLDKNGLYPVINSGRDFYGYYNDFNNEGETITFASRGEYAGYVKYFQGKFFAGGLCYPYKVSLKNRLLTKFLYFYLKSKEEEIMENLVSRGSIPALNKVDIEDFCIPIPPLEIQEEIVKILDNFSELTAELTAELTARKKQYEYYRDTLLDFGDENNPKDGVEFKSLGNVATISRGERITKSILSDEFHYPVMSGGIGPMGYWRDYNRDKNTIIIAQYGTAGFVNFMQEKFWANDICYSVSPNRDMINKFLYYFLLSKQAVLYELCTNAIPKHLPKEKLCDLKIPIPPLEIQEEIVKILDNFSELTAELTAELTAELTARKKQYEYYRDKLLDFKELESKNV